The following coding sequences are from one Halomonas sp. HAL1 window:
- a CDS encoding metal ABC transporter permease, with protein sequence MLDLLNAWLISPFDYGFMRRAVVGGLALSLAAPPLGVFLVLRGMSLIGDAMAHAILPGVALGFLLAGFSLPIMSIGGVLFGLMVALLAGAVSKMGGQREDAAMASFFIISLAAGVMLISIGGSSVDLTHVLFGSILAINSTALLLIAGISTLIVVTLAIVFRALVVECLDPLFLRGQSRRSGWVHSVFLGLLVLNLTAGFQTLGTLMAVGLMMLPATSARFWSKRLEGLIGIAIVLAMVSSTGGLLLSFHLDIPSGPSIILLAGAGYLFSALFGRYHSLAAKLRRKTTPLALEQGA encoded by the coding sequence ATGCTGGATCTGCTTAATGCGTGGCTGATCAGCCCCTTCGATTACGGCTTTATGCGCCGTGCGGTGGTAGGTGGTTTGGCGCTTTCGCTCGCCGCCCCGCCGCTGGGAGTGTTTTTGGTGCTGCGCGGCATGAGCCTGATTGGCGACGCCATGGCCCACGCCATTCTGCCGGGTGTTGCACTGGGGTTTCTGCTGGCGGGATTCTCACTACCGATTATGAGTATTGGTGGAGTGCTGTTTGGCTTAATGGTCGCGCTGCTGGCGGGGGCAGTCTCAAAAATGGGCGGCCAGCGCGAAGATGCCGCCATGGCGAGCTTTTTTATCATTTCGCTGGCCGCCGGTGTCATGCTGATTTCGATTGGCGGCAGCAGTGTTGATCTTACTCATGTGCTGTTTGGCTCGATTCTGGCAATCAACTCCACCGCGCTACTGCTGATTGCGGGTATCAGCACGCTGATTGTGGTGACGCTGGCCATCGTGTTTCGCGCATTAGTGGTGGAGTGTTTAGACCCGCTGTTTTTACGCGGCCAAAGCCGCCGTAGCGGCTGGGTGCACAGTGTGTTTTTGGGGCTACTGGTGCTGAACTTAACCGCTGGCTTTCAAACCCTGGGCACGCTGATGGCGGTGGGCTTGATGATGCTGCCCGCTACCTCCGCGCGTTTTTGGAGTAAGCGGCTTGAGGGATTGATTGGCATTGCGATTGTACTGGCCATGGTGTCGAGTACTGGCGGCCTGCTGCTCTCTTTCCATCTGGATATTCCTTCTGGCCCGAGCATTATTCTGCTGGCCGGGGCGGGGTATCTGTTTTCGGCCCTGTTTGGTCGCTATCACAGTTTGGCAGCCAAGCTGCGGCGTAAAACAACGCCATTGGCCTTGGAGCAAGGGGCTTAA
- the thiM gene encoding hydroxyethylthiazole kinase, with amino-acid sequence MPLPPLGDYLETMRAVTPLVHCMTNYVAMNSTANVLLATGASPAMLHAPEEVAEFTAISAGLSINIGTISSHWADAMLTATVTASQHAIPWVLDPVAVGATLYRQTLCAKLLTAQPSVIRGNASEILALNGLTSQGRGVDATAATEQAEEAAIALAQQHGCIVAMTGKTDWVTDGTQHYRISGGHPLMPRVTTLGCGLSALVTAFIATHRETPLAATAAALGCFAIAGERAGNAAQGPGSFQVALLDALYQLTPNDLTTHTQWEAIHGA; translated from the coding sequence ATGCCCTTACCCCCGCTTGGCGATTATCTTGAAACGATGCGCGCAGTGACGCCGTTGGTGCACTGCATGACTAATTACGTTGCCATGAACAGCACCGCGAATGTGCTGTTAGCCACCGGCGCGTCGCCAGCGATGCTGCATGCCCCTGAAGAAGTGGCTGAGTTCACCGCCATTTCCGCGGGGCTGTCGATCAATATAGGCACTATTTCCTCCCACTGGGCTGATGCCATGCTGACCGCCACGGTAACCGCGAGCCAGCATGCCATTCCTTGGGTGCTAGACCCCGTTGCGGTGGGGGCCACGCTTTATCGACAAACCCTCTGCGCGAAGCTGCTGACCGCTCAACCAAGCGTGATTCGTGGCAATGCGTCGGAAATCCTTGCCCTTAATGGCCTAACCAGCCAAGGCCGCGGTGTCGACGCGACTGCCGCCACTGAGCAAGCGGAGGAGGCCGCGATAGCATTGGCACAACAGCATGGCTGCATTGTGGCAATGACTGGGAAGACCGACTGGGTGACAGACGGCACACAGCATTATCGCATTAGCGGTGGTCATCCATTGATGCCTCGCGTCACCACCTTAGGCTGTGGGCTGAGCGCGCTAGTTACAGCGTTTATCGCCACCCACCGTGAAACCCCATTGGCAGCGACCGCCGCCGCGCTGGGCTGCTTTGCCATCGCTGGCGAGCGTGCGGGTAACGCTGCGCAGGGGCCAGGCAGTTTCCAAGTAGCACTGCTGGATGCGCTTTACCAACTTACCCCCAACGACCTTACGACGCATACGCAGTGGGAGGCGATCCATGGCGCTTGA
- a CDS encoding D-alanyl-D-alanine carboxypeptidase: protein MDQSQYVDNKQGAGMYARIKQIAVGGASTVWSLSMVLLLMLAMVSSAHADNPRYAGIVVDLDNGEVLYAENIDDQRYPASLTKMMTLYLTFEALEAGTLRLDQPLPVSRFAAAKPAVKLWLAAGSSIPVDTAIRALAVRSANDVAAVVAEALGGSEARFAQMMTTKARELGMHATTFRNASGLPDDGQVTTARDMLTLSVRVMQDFPQYYHYFGLQEFTYRGTRHTSHNRLVRDYPGADGLKTGFIRASGFNVATTAVRGNRRLVAVVMGGFSSQSRDTHMANLLDRSFLRASLRDQRSWVADTTFSQEFMAFAPPAQPVSPPTPEPRQPLLAVVETTTLSPSANTAASAPVVDLEEQLADITSVQRPTPESEMPQADPLQAFIERERQLASVNEIGGGWGVQVGAFSQEAQARQLAQQAAQRIAQSLGGRVAIDTVEGQNPVYRARLMALDEQRARQACRELHSQGMDCMVVNASL, encoded by the coding sequence GTGGATCAGTCACAGTACGTTGATAACAAGCAAGGGGCAGGTATGTATGCGAGGATAAAACAGATCGCCGTTGGCGGCGCATCAACGGTATGGTCACTGAGTATGGTTTTGCTGCTTATGCTGGCAATGGTCTCCAGTGCTCACGCCGACAATCCACGCTATGCAGGCATTGTGGTGGATTTGGATAATGGCGAAGTCCTCTACGCTGAAAATATTGACGATCAGCGTTATCCTGCCTCGCTGACCAAAATGATGACCCTGTATTTGACCTTTGAAGCGCTGGAAGCGGGCACGCTGCGTTTAGACCAGCCCTTGCCGGTTTCCCGTTTTGCAGCAGCAAAGCCAGCCGTAAAGCTCTGGCTTGCTGCAGGTAGTTCTATTCCCGTCGATACGGCCATACGTGCGCTAGCGGTTCGCTCGGCCAATGATGTTGCCGCGGTGGTTGCCGAAGCACTGGGCGGTAGCGAAGCGCGTTTTGCACAGATGATGACCACCAAGGCGCGCGAGCTTGGCATGCACGCGACCACCTTCCGCAATGCCTCTGGCTTGCCTGATGACGGCCAAGTGACCACCGCACGGGATATGTTGACGCTCTCAGTACGCGTAATGCAGGATTTTCCGCAGTACTACCACTATTTCGGTCTTCAGGAATTTACCTATCGCGGTACACGGCATACCAGCCACAACCGTCTGGTGCGTGATTATCCTGGCGCTGATGGGCTGAAAACCGGATTTATTAGAGCGTCTGGTTTTAATGTGGCGACCACCGCAGTGCGCGGTAATCGGCGATTAGTAGCAGTGGTGATGGGCGGTTTTTCATCTCAGTCGCGTGATACCCATATGGCCAATTTGCTAGACCGCAGCTTCTTGCGAGCTTCGCTACGAGATCAACGTAGCTGGGTGGCCGACACCACCTTTTCACAAGAGTTTATGGCTTTTGCCCCTCCCGCCCAGCCGGTTTCTCCACCAACACCAGAGCCGCGTCAGCCGCTGTTGGCCGTCGTGGAAACGACCACGCTTTCGCCCTCCGCGAACACTGCCGCTTCAGCGCCCGTCGTGGATCTTGAAGAACAGTTGGCCGATATAACCAGCGTTCAACGCCCCACGCCTGAAAGCGAGATGCCGCAGGCCGACCCATTGCAGGCCTTTATTGAGCGCGAACGTCAGCTTGCTTCCGTTAATGAAATAGGCGGCGGTTGGGGAGTTCAGGTAGGCGCCTTTAGCCAGGAGGCCCAGGCACGTCAATTGGCGCAGCAGGCGGCACAGCGCATTGCACAAAGTTTAGGTGGTCGTGTGGCTATCGACACCGTAGAGGGTCAGAACCCGGTTTACCGCGCCCGCTTAATGGCGTTGGATGAACAGCGCGCCCGCCAGGCGTGTCGCGAACTGCACTCCCAGGGGATGGACTGTATGGTTGTTAACGCCAGCTTGTAA
- the thiE gene encoding thiamine phosphate synthase, whose translation MALDLSLYLVTDAALCSDYGLEQTVEAAVNGGVTVVQLRDKHASDAQMTAQAKRLKELLTGTGVPLIINDRLQVALESQADGLHVGQSDAAVQEARRALGDQAIIGLSINTLAQLQAAPIELLDYVGLGPVFATVSKQDHAQPIGLDGLATLVKACPLPCVAIGGLKASHTGSVQQAGANGLAVISAICGQPDPCQAARAFQVIPVT comes from the coding sequence ATGGCGCTTGATCTATCGCTTTATTTGGTGACTGACGCTGCGCTGTGTAGCGATTATGGCTTGGAGCAGACGGTTGAGGCAGCGGTAAACGGTGGCGTCACTGTTGTGCAACTGCGCGATAAACATGCCAGCGATGCACAAATGACGGCCCAGGCCAAACGACTAAAAGAGCTACTAACCGGAACCGGTGTACCACTGATCATTAATGACCGGTTACAGGTGGCCCTGGAGAGCCAAGCAGACGGCCTGCATGTGGGCCAGAGCGACGCGGCGGTGCAGGAAGCCCGCAGAGCACTGGGGGATCAAGCCATTATTGGCCTATCAATCAATACGCTCGCCCAACTACAAGCCGCTCCCATCGAGCTACTCGACTATGTAGGACTGGGCCCCGTGTTTGCGACAGTTAGTAAGCAGGATCACGCCCAGCCTATCGGCTTGGACGGTTTGGCAACGCTGGTCAAGGCATGCCCTCTGCCCTGTGTGGCCATCGGCGGCCTAAAAGCATCACATACCGGCAGTGTGCAGCAGGCGGGAGCGAACGGCTTAGCGGTGATTTCGGCCATTTGCGGCCAACCCGATCCTTGCCAGGCGGCACGTGCGTTTCAAGTAATCCCCGTCACTTAA
- the rplQ gene encoding 50S ribosomal protein L17 produces MRHRKSGRHLNRTSSHRQAMFKNMSVSLVEHEVIKTTLPKAKELRRVIEPLITLSKQDSVANRRLAFARTRSKEAVGKLFNELGPRYAERPGGYVRILKCGFRTGDNAPMAFVELVDRPVVEEAAAEE; encoded by the coding sequence ATGCGTCATCGTAAGAGTGGTCGTCATCTGAATCGCACCAGCTCGCATCGTCAGGCCATGTTCAAGAACATGTCTGTCTCGCTGGTCGAGCATGAAGTCATTAAGACAACCCTGCCTAAAGCCAAGGAGCTGCGTCGCGTTATCGAGCCGCTGATCACCTTGTCTAAGCAGGATAGCGTTGCAAACCGTCGTTTGGCATTTGCCCGCACGCGCTCTAAAGAAGCCGTCGGCAAACTGTTCAACGAACTAGGTCCGCGTTATGCCGAGCGTCCGGGCGGTTACGTCCGTATTCTTAAGTGCGGTTTCCGCACCGGCGACAACGCGCCTATGGCGTTCGTTGAGCTAGTTGATCGTCCGGTTGTTGAAGAAGCTGCTGCAGAAGAGTAA
- a CDS encoding DUF6164 family protein — protein MAELLFRLRHVTDEEAMEVRDLLAAHGFDTYETQAGFFRLGVDAIWLRNPHQHEAAIAALNAYQAERLERAQREHQAAVERGDAETLWRRLAAHPLQVVLVLLAVGLIAALTLLPFLGLSRS, from the coding sequence ATGGCTGAACTCCTGTTCCGGCTGCGTCACGTTACCGACGAAGAAGCTATGGAAGTGCGCGACCTGCTGGCCGCCCATGGCTTTGACACCTATGAAACCCAGGCGGGCTTTTTCCGCCTGGGGGTCGATGCTATTTGGCTGCGTAATCCACACCAACACGAGGCGGCCATCGCGGCGTTAAATGCCTACCAGGCGGAGCGTCTTGAGCGCGCCCAGCGCGAACACCAAGCGGCGGTTGAGCGGGGCGACGCGGAGACACTGTGGCGCCGCTTAGCGGCTCACCCGCTGCAGGTAGTGCTGGTGCTGTTAGCCGTGGGGCTGATTGCGGCCCTCACGCTGCTGCCGTTTCTGGGTTTATCACGAAGCTAA
- a CDS encoding cupin domain-containing protein, whose product MRLNADFSHFACVTPEEYQWVDSPSAGVERMMFDRIGDEVARATSLVRYAPNTQFERHTHGGGEEILVLEGVFADEHGRYAAGSYLRNPIGTGHTPQIGEEGALIFVKLHQFDPNDTLQLAVPAHRLPWQPDRRPRIAYKMLHTYKQERTSLERWSAGTSITYPTLLGGLEFLILEGGLSDSEQSYTAGTWCRYPSGAAPALTAGDDGVMMYLKRGHLPPA is encoded by the coding sequence ATGCGTCTAAACGCCGATTTTAGCCACTTTGCCTGTGTTACCCCGGAAGAGTATCAGTGGGTCGATTCCCCGAGTGCTGGGGTCGAGCGCATGATGTTTGACCGAATTGGTGATGAAGTCGCCCGTGCCACCAGTCTTGTCCGCTACGCGCCTAATACGCAGTTTGAGCGGCATACCCACGGCGGCGGCGAAGAGATCCTGGTGTTGGAAGGTGTGTTCGCCGATGAGCATGGGCGCTACGCGGCGGGCAGCTACTTACGAAACCCCATCGGTACCGGCCACACGCCACAGATTGGCGAGGAAGGCGCACTGATTTTTGTCAAACTTCACCAGTTTGACCCCAACGACACGCTCCAGCTGGCGGTGCCTGCGCATCGGCTTCCCTGGCAGCCGGATCGTCGCCCGCGCATTGCCTACAAGATGCTGCACACCTACAAGCAGGAGCGCACCAGCCTGGAACGGTGGTCGGCGGGCACCTCCATTACCTACCCCACACTGCTGGGCGGCCTGGAGTTTTTGATTCTTGAAGGCGGCCTAAGCGATAGCGAGCAGAGCTACACAGCGGGCACCTGGTGCCGCTACCCCAGCGGCGCGGCACCGGCATTAACTGCTGGTGATGATGGCGTGATGATGTACCTTAAACGCGGCCATCTGCCGCCCGCATAG
- a CDS encoding DMT family transporter, whose protein sequence is MTTSLKGILCMCMGVLFLALGDAVSKWLGETHSPLQIIFFRALVSLPMIALLAHFAGGLRKLRTKRPGVHFLRGLIYTATMVCFVWGLTLLPLAEATAIAFVAPLFVTLLSVPLLGERIDPPVLIASLVGFVGVLIVVRPNGDAFQLGALVLVAAALFYALMMITARRYGAREHLWAMLFYMTFVPLVVTGLTLPWVWQTPQPWHWVGFFTSGIFGVAATAFITLAFRYAPAAIAAPFDYTAMLWAVLLGWWFWGEMPDLWVWVGSALIMGSGLAVAYHDRRTTLKRRPTA, encoded by the coding sequence GTGACAACCTCACTGAAGGGCATACTCTGCATGTGTATGGGGGTTCTTTTTCTCGCCCTGGGAGACGCCGTTTCCAAGTGGTTAGGCGAGACACATTCGCCGCTGCAGATAATTTTTTTCCGTGCTTTAGTCTCGCTACCAATGATTGCGCTGCTTGCCCATTTTGCAGGCGGTTTACGCAAACTACGGACGAAACGCCCAGGCGTTCATTTTCTGCGTGGATTGATCTATACCGCCACCATGGTCTGTTTCGTCTGGGGGTTAACGCTGTTGCCCCTGGCGGAAGCGACGGCAATCGCCTTTGTGGCACCGCTATTTGTCACTCTCCTGTCGGTGCCCTTGCTAGGAGAGCGTATCGACCCACCGGTACTGATCGCCTCGTTAGTCGGGTTTGTGGGTGTGCTGATTGTGGTTCGCCCTAATGGTGATGCCTTCCAGCTAGGCGCGCTGGTGCTGGTCGCCGCGGCGCTCTTTTATGCGTTGATGATGATTACCGCACGTCGCTACGGCGCCCGTGAACACTTATGGGCAATGCTGTTTTATATGACTTTTGTGCCACTCGTGGTGACCGGTTTAACGTTGCCATGGGTATGGCAAACCCCCCAGCCCTGGCACTGGGTCGGTTTTTTCACTTCTGGAATCTTCGGTGTTGCGGCGACCGCCTTTATTACTCTGGCGTTTCGGTATGCGCCAGCCGCCATTGCCGCCCCGTTTGATTACACCGCGATGCTCTGGGCAGTGCTACTGGGATGGTGGTTCTGGGGCGAAATGCCGGATCTCTGGGTGTGGGTAGGCAGCGCCTTGATCATGGGCAGTGGCTTAGCGGTGGCGTATCACGACCGTAGAACGACCCTGAAACGCCGTCCCACCGCTTAA
- the ampC gene encoding class C beta-lactamase, translating into MRKLLAITTSFLMTSSLLFGSAAWALERADSDAVEALVNETIAPLMDEHRIPGMAVALSINGQQHYFHYGLANQETEVSVTEETLFELGSISKIFTAALTGYAQASGALSLSDPASQHLTALEGSAFDEITLLELGTYTAGELPLQFPESVQSEEQMIDFYRQWQPESTPGSHRLYSNPSIGLLGYLTAQSLGKSYETLMEEALFAPLGFEHSYFQVPEAQQAHYAYGYSKEDEPIRVNPGMLDAQAYGLKSTAADVLTFVEANMSGAELNEPLRQALATTRTGYFEVGNMTQGLGWESYAYPVTLDQLLAGNSLEMILEPNPANRLAPPLAPRQKALYNKTGSTNGFGSYVAFVPGEQIGIVMLANRNYPNQARIETAHQIISALTEPPG; encoded by the coding sequence ATGCGTAAGTTATTAGCGATAACAACCTCCTTTCTCATGACGAGTTCACTCCTGTTCGGCAGCGCTGCCTGGGCGCTTGAAAGAGCGGATAGCGACGCAGTTGAAGCGCTGGTGAACGAGACTATCGCCCCACTGATGGATGAGCACCGCATCCCGGGGATGGCGGTCGCGCTGAGCATCAACGGCCAGCAGCACTACTTTCATTATGGCCTCGCCAATCAAGAAACTGAGGTTTCCGTCACCGAAGAGACGCTGTTCGAGCTGGGCTCCATCAGTAAGATCTTCACTGCGGCGTTAACAGGCTACGCCCAGGCTAGCGGTGCCCTCTCGCTTTCAGACCCGGCTAGCCAACACCTAACGGCTCTTGAAGGGAGCGCCTTTGATGAGATCACGCTGCTGGAACTGGGCACCTACACGGCTGGCGAGCTTCCCCTGCAGTTCCCCGAGTCGGTTCAAAGCGAAGAGCAGATGATCGACTTCTATCGCCAGTGGCAACCTGAATCCACGCCTGGCAGTCATCGGCTCTACTCTAATCCAAGCATAGGCTTGTTGGGTTACTTAACCGCTCAAAGCCTTGGCAAATCGTATGAGACGCTGATGGAAGAGGCACTGTTCGCTCCGCTAGGGTTTGAGCACAGTTACTTTCAGGTGCCAGAAGCACAGCAGGCACACTACGCCTACGGTTACTCAAAAGAGGATGAGCCGATTAGGGTGAACCCCGGCATGCTGGATGCCCAAGCCTACGGTTTGAAATCAACAGCCGCTGACGTACTGACGTTTGTGGAAGCCAATATGAGTGGTGCTGAGCTTAATGAGCCACTAAGACAAGCCTTGGCCACTACGCGCACGGGGTACTTTGAGGTCGGCAATATGACCCAAGGACTGGGGTGGGAAAGCTACGCCTACCCGGTGACCCTTGACCAGCTGTTGGCGGGCAACTCGCTTGAAATGATCTTGGAGCCCAATCCCGCCAACCGCTTAGCCCCGCCGCTAGCCCCTAGGCAGAAGGCGCTCTACAACAAGACCGGCTCAACCAACGGTTTTGGCAGCTATGTCGCTTTTGTGCCTGGCGAGCAGATCGGTATTGTCATGCTGGCAAACCGCAACTACCCCAATCAAGCCCGCATAGAGACTGCCCACCAGATAATCTCTGCACTTACCGAACCCCCTGGGTGA
- a CDS encoding metal ABC transporter solute-binding protein, Zn/Mn family, producing the protein MSLAYLSYRPSRWLVGVSALLALPAAIADERVQVVTSFSILADMVENVGGEHVEVTSLVAADGDAHVYSPSPGDARSLANADLVVFNGLLFEGWMERLISASDYSGALVTATDGIELLSFAAHDEHGHDDHEDHADHDHGNEDPHAWQDMQQAEVYIANIRDGLITADADNADAYRANAEQYLQEMATADAEIRALIDEIPASTSVITGHDSFGYFSSAYGVNFLSPVGLSTEADPSGASMAALVDVIAQENVQALFHENMTNQSIITQLAEETGLPIAGTLYADALTAEGEASTYLGMMRHNARVLHEALAEPGHDDHQRDHDDHDHDHDHDHDHSEHNH; encoded by the coding sequence ATGTCGCTTGCCTATTTATCCTATCGGCCGTCGCGCTGGTTAGTGGGTGTTTCCGCCCTGCTGGCGCTGCCTGCCGCTATCGCTGATGAACGCGTTCAGGTGGTCACCAGTTTCTCGATTCTGGCGGATATGGTGGAAAACGTAGGTGGCGAGCATGTCGAGGTGACCTCGCTGGTAGCTGCCGATGGCGACGCCCACGTTTACTCCCCCAGCCCCGGCGACGCCCGCTCTCTTGCGAACGCGGATTTGGTGGTGTTCAACGGCCTGCTGTTTGAGGGCTGGATGGAGCGTTTGATTAGCGCCAGCGACTATTCAGGTGCTTTGGTTACCGCAACCGATGGTATTGAACTGCTCTCATTTGCTGCCCATGACGAGCACGGCCATGATGATCACGAAGATCACGCCGATCACGACCATGGTAATGAAGACCCGCACGCTTGGCAGGATATGCAACAAGCCGAAGTGTATATCGCCAATATCCGCGATGGCTTAATCACCGCCGATGCCGATAACGCCGATGCCTACCGCGCCAATGCAGAGCAGTATTTACAGGAAATGGCGACGGCGGACGCTGAGATTCGTGCGCTGATTGATGAGATTCCGGCTTCCACCAGCGTGATTACCGGGCATGACTCTTTTGGCTACTTTTCCAGCGCTTACGGGGTGAACTTTCTCTCTCCGGTGGGACTTTCGACCGAAGCCGACCCCAGTGGCGCCAGCATGGCCGCGCTAGTAGATGTGATTGCGCAGGAGAACGTGCAGGCGCTGTTCCATGAGAACATGACCAATCAGTCGATCATCACCCAGCTCGCCGAAGAGACCGGCCTGCCGATCGCCGGTACGCTCTATGCCGATGCATTGACCGCAGAAGGCGAAGCCAGCACTTACCTGGGCATGATGCGCCACAATGCCCGCGTACTGCATGAGGCGTTGGCAGAGCCCGGACACGACGATCATCAGCGCGACCACGATGACCATGACCATGACCATGACCATGACCATGACCACAGTGAGCATAATCACTAA
- the gloA gene encoding lactoylglutathione lyase — translation MSFQGEQHPGVVATPSQTQGFRLNHTMLRVKDPERALAFYSTVFGMQVMRRLDFEEMQFSLYFLANLEPSDSVPEEPEARTAWTFSQKGLLELTHNWGTENKDDFAYHDGNAEPQGFGHICFNVPDLAAAQAWFDERDVTFVKRADQGKMKDVIFVKDPDGYWIEVIQADLMVGKSDA, via the coding sequence ATGAGTTTTCAAGGTGAGCAGCACCCGGGTGTCGTCGCCACACCATCGCAAACCCAAGGGTTTCGTTTAAACCACACCATGCTGCGGGTGAAAGACCCTGAGCGCGCACTGGCGTTCTACTCAACCGTGTTTGGCATGCAAGTGATGCGGCGGTTGGATTTCGAAGAGATGCAGTTCTCGCTCTACTTTTTAGCCAACCTGGAACCGAGCGATAGCGTGCCTGAAGAGCCTGAGGCGCGTACCGCCTGGACCTTTAGCCAGAAAGGGCTATTAGAGTTGACCCACAACTGGGGCACCGAAAATAAGGACGACTTTGCTTACCACGATGGCAACGCTGAGCCACAAGGCTTTGGGCATATCTGCTTTAACGTACCGGATTTAGCAGCGGCCCAGGCGTGGTTTGACGAGCGCGACGTTACCTTCGTCAAGCGTGCCGATCAGGGCAAGATGAAAGATGTTATCTTCGTTAAAGACCCGGACGGCTACTGGATCGAAGTGATTCAGGCAGACCTGATGGTAGGAAAGAGCGACGCATGA
- the ltrA gene encoding group II intron reverse transcriptase/maturase, with translation MRSVTHQMPATAGREKACQGEALSSCSSDETGLPRQVPEDAGQGLLERAFARENMLRAWKRVRANKGAAGIDGLDIAQTAEHLRWAWPDIRQQLLASRYYPQPVRRVAIPKPDGSERELGIPTVTDRLIQQALLQVLQPLIDPTFSEHSYGFRPGRRAHDAVLAAQSFAQQGYHTVVDVDLSRFFDRVNHDILIDRLRKRIQDNRVIHLVRAYLNAGIMEGGVVIYRHEGTPQGGPLSPLLANILLDEVDRTLERRGHHFARYADDCNVYVRSQKAGERVMALLRRCYSKLRLTINESKSAVTSVFGRKFLGYALWEAKGGDVRRGISAKALGAFKQRIRQLTRRNGGRSISQVVAYLRRYLLGWQGYFKLSQTPRIWRSLDGWIRRRLRALHLKQWRRGKTIYRELMRLGATPRVAQSVAALSRRWWHNSLSGVHHVLTVAYFDRLGVPRLS, from the coding sequence ATGAGATCAGTAACGCATCAGATGCCCGCGACTGCGGGGCGGGAGAAGGCATGCCAAGGTGAAGCCTTGTCGTCCTGCTCCAGCGATGAAACTGGCCTCCCGCGACAAGTGCCGGAGGACGCAGGGCAAGGTCTGCTTGAGCGGGCCTTCGCAAGAGAGAACATGCTACGTGCATGGAAGCGCGTGCGTGCCAACAAGGGAGCAGCAGGCATCGATGGTCTGGATATTGCTCAGACCGCCGAGCACCTAAGGTGGGCCTGGCCCGATATTCGACAGCAGCTTCTTGCAAGTCGATATTATCCTCAGCCTGTCCGCCGAGTGGCTATTCCGAAGCCAGATGGAAGCGAACGAGAACTGGGGATACCCACCGTGACTGACCGTCTTATCCAACAGGCACTGCTGCAAGTTCTACAACCGCTGATCGATCCCACTTTTAGCGAGCACAGCTACGGCTTCCGTCCGGGCCGCCGTGCCCATGATGCCGTACTAGCTGCTCAGAGCTTCGCCCAACAGGGTTACCACACCGTTGTCGATGTTGACTTGTCTCGATTCTTTGACCGAGTCAATCATGACATCCTGATAGACCGCCTGAGGAAACGCATCCAGGATAATCGTGTTATCCATCTGGTTCGTGCGTATTTGAATGCGGGAATAATGGAGGGAGGGGTGGTCATTTATCGGCATGAGGGGACACCGCAGGGTGGCCCATTATCGCCGCTACTGGCCAATATCCTGCTGGATGAGGTGGATCGCACACTGGAACGTCGCGGCCACCACTTTGCTCGCTATGCCGACGACTGCAACGTTTACGTGCGTAGTCAGAAAGCAGGGGAGCGAGTCATGGCTTTGCTACGTCGCTGTTACAGTAAGCTGCGCTTGACGATCAATGAGTCCAAAAGTGCGGTCACCAGCGTGTTTGGTCGCAAGTTCCTGGGCTACGCCCTATGGGAAGCTAAGGGTGGAGATGTCCGACGTGGTATATCAGCAAAAGCGTTGGGGGCATTTAAACAGCGGATTAGGCAACTGACACGCCGAAATGGCGGACGCAGTATCTCACAGGTCGTCGCCTATCTACGACGCTACCTTTTAGGCTGGCAAGGCTACTTTAAGCTGTCGCAAACACCTCGTATCTGGCGGTCGCTGGACGGGTGGATACGACGACGGTTAAGAGCTTTGCACCTTAAGCAATGGCGTCGGGGTAAGACGATTTATCGTGAGCTGATGCGTCTTGGCGCTACGCCGAGGGTAGCACAATCGGTGGCGGCGTTGAGTCGTCGCTGGTGGCACAACAGTCTGTCGGGAGTCCATCATGTATTAACGGTGGCCTACTTTGATCGGCTGGGCGTGCCCCGTCTCTCATAA